Proteins encoded in a region of the Capra hircus breed San Clemente chromosome 3, ASM170441v1, whole genome shotgun sequence genome:
- the ZNF644 gene encoding zinc finger protein 644 isoform X2 produces the protein MRVFLQRDVNKTKSRLNVLNGLTNNMDDLKINTDVTGAKEELLDDSSFISDKESGVHKPKDCQASFQKNNTFTLPEELSKDKSEKALSGGQSTLFIHAGAPTVSSENFILPKGAAVNGPVSHSSLTKTSSMNKGSVSLTTGQPVDQPTTESCSGLKVAADLQLSTPQKASQHQVLFLLSDVAHAKNPTHSIKKLPTSASIGCDIQNSVGSGIKSDSTLINQVEVGEDSEDLLVKNDCVSTLTGISSGTDEFRSDNDTNWDPQKEFIQFLITNDDTVDKAPVHSKVGLEKKRKRKMDVSKITRYTEDCFSDSNCVPNKSKMLEVDFMEQNEDVQAIDSRTYALSQVKPESADEDLESVDTFQHLIFNSDKCGEDSSPVHTSTFLSNTLKKKCEESDSESPVPFSTEEPSFYPCTKCNVNFREKKHLHRHMMYHLDGNSHFRHLNVPRPYACRECGRTFRDRNSLLKHMIIHQERRQKLMEEIRELKELQDEGRSARLQCPQCVFGTNCPKTFVQHAKTHEKDKRYYCCEECNFMAVTENELECHRGIAHGAVVKCPIVSSDVVQRKTHKKTFMKDPIIGSSKKSATYICKMCPFTTSVRSIFKKHMEYLHSSSCIDSFGSPLGLDKRKSDIIEEPIDTDSPKPLTKQQSTTFPKNSALKQDVKRTFGSSSQSSNFSKFHKRPHRIQKARKSIAQSGVNVCNQNSSPHKTVMIKSSIDQKPKYFHQTAKEKSNTKANSNYLYRHKYENYRMIKKSGESYPLHFKKEEASSLNSLHLFSSSNSHNNSFISDPHNSDTKRPESFKDHRRVAVKRVVKESKKESSVGGEDLDSYPDFLHKMTVVVLQKLNSTEKKDSYETEDESSWDNVELGDYTTQTIEDETYHDINQEHVNLFPLFKSKVEGQQSEENATLSYDQNDGFYFEYYEDGGTNNFLHEIHDSQHLENAETALSKHSSVFHWTDLSLEKKSCPYCPATFETGVGLSNHVRGHLHRAGLSYEARHVVSPEQIATSDKMQHFKRTGTGTPVKRVRKAIEKSETTSEHTCQLCGGWFDTKIGLSNHVRGHLKRLGKTKWDAHKSPICVLNEMMQNEEKYEKILKALNSRRIIPRPFVAQKLASSDDFLSQNVIPLEAYRNGLKTEALSVSASEEEGLSFLNEYDETKPELPSGKKNQSLTLIELLKNKRMGEEKNSSVSPQKIHNQTARKRFVQKCVLPLNEDSPLMYQPQKMDFTMHSALDCKQKKSRSRSGSKKKLLSLPHGADEVYILRCRFCGLVFRGPLSVQEDWIKHLQRHIVNANLPRTGAGMVEVTSLLKKPASITETSFSLLMAEAAS, from the exons acTAAATGTGTTAAATGGGCTTACCAACAATATGGATGATTTGAAGATAAACACCGATGTTACTGGTGCTAAAGAAGAACTCCTAGATGACAGCAGTTTTATATCAGACAAAGAGAGTGGAGTTCATAAACCAAAAGATTGTCAAGCATCATTTCAGAAAAACAATACATTCACTTTGCCTGAAGAACTGTCAAAGGACAAATCTGAAAAAGCCTTAAGTGGAGGCCAGTCTACTCTGTTTATACATGCTGGTGCTCCTACTGTTTCTAGTGAAAACTTTATCTTGCCTAAGGGAGCTGCTGTTAATGGACCAGTTTCACACTCCTCCTTAACTAAGACTTCCAGTATGAATAAAGGCAGTGTTTcattaaccactggacagcctgTGGATCAGCCCACAACAGAATCTTGTTCAGGTTTGAAGGTGGCAGCCGATCTTCAGCTGTCTACACCACAGAAAGCAAGTCAAcatcaagttttatttttattatcagatGTAGCACATGCTAAGAATCCAACCCATTCCATTAAAAAACTACCTACCTCTGCTTCAATTGGTTGTGACATTCAGAATTCAGTAGGGAGTGGTATAAAGTCAGATAGCACTTTAATAAATCAAGTAGAGGTGGGTGAGGATAGTGAAGATTTATTGGTAAAAAATGATTGTGTCAGTACATTAACAGGAATTTCCTCAGGTACAGATGAATTTAGGTCAGACAATGATACAAACTGGGATCCCCAAAAAGAGTTCATTCAGTTTCTTATAACTAATGATGACACAGTAGATAAAGCTCCAGTTCACTCTAAAGTAGgtctggaaaaaaagagaaagcgaAAAATGGATGTAAGCAAGATAACTCGTTATACCGAAGATTGCTTTAGTGATTCTAACTGTGTACCCAATAAGTCAAAAATGCTAGAAGTAGACTTTATGGAACAGAATGAAGACGTGCAAGCAATAGACTCACGGACATATGCATTATCACAAGTGAAACCTGAATCAGCTGATGAAGACTTGGAATCTGTGGATACTTTTCAACATCTAATTTTTAATTCAGATAAGTGTGGAGAAGACAGTTCACCTGTTCATACTAGCACTTTTCTTTCAAAtaccttaaaaaagaaatgtgaagaaaGTGATTCTGAGTCACCTGTTCCTTTCAGCACCGAAGAGCCATCATTCTACCCCTGTACAAAGTGCAATGTGAATTTTCGGGAGAAAAAGCATCTCCACAGGCATATGATGTATCATTTAGATGGGAATAGCCACTTTCGTCATCTTAATGTCCCAAGGCCATATGCTTGTAGAGAATGTGGACGGACATTTCGAGATCGTAACTCACTGCTAAAGCATATGATTATTCAccaagaaagaagacagaaattgATGGAGGAAATACGTGAATTGAAAGAACTTCAGGATGAAGGAAGAAGTGCACGATTACAATGCCCTCAGTGTGTGTTTGGTACCAATTGCCCTAAAACATTTGTGCAGCATGCTAAAACCCATGAAAAAGATAAAAGGTACTACTGCTGTGAAGAGTGTAACTTTATGGCAGTGACAGAAAATGAGCTGGAATGCCATCGAGGAATTGCCCATGGAGCAGTGGTAAAATGCCCTATTGTCAGTTCTGATGTAGTCcagagaaaaacacacaaaaaaacattcATGAAAGACCCCATTATAGGATCATCCAAAAAATCGGCTACCTATATATGTAAGATGTGTCCTTTTACTACTTCAGTcaggagtatttttaaaaaacacatggaGTACTTGCATTCATCATCATGCATTGATTCATTTGGCAGTCCTCTTGGGCTTGATAAAAGAAAAAGTGACATAATTGAAGAACCTATAGACACTGATAGTCCTAAACCATTAACTAAACAACAGTCAACAACATTTCCAAAGAATTCTGCTTTAAAACAAGATGTAAAGCGAACATTTGGATCATCCTCACAATcaagtaatttttcaaaattccatAAACGGCCACACAGAATACAAAAGGCTCGGAAAAGCATCGCCCAGTCAGGTGTAAATGTGTGCAATCAAAACAGTTCTCCTCACAAGACTGTTATGATTAAAAGCAGCATTGACCAAAAACCTAAGTATTTCCAtcaaacagcaaaagaaaaatctaatACCAAGGCAAATAGCAACTATTTATATAGACATAAATatgaaaactacagaatgatcaaaAAATCAGGTGAATCATATCCTCTGCATTTCAAAAAAGAGGAAGCTAGTTCATTAAATTCTTTACATTTGTTTTCATCAAGTAATTCTCACAACAATAGTTTTATTTCAGACCCTCATAACTCTGACACCAAAAGACCAGAAAGCTTCAAAGACCACAGGCGTGTAGCTGTAAAGAGAGTAGTTAAGGAATCTAAGAAGGAAAGTTCCGTTGGAGGAGAAGACTTGGATAGCTATCCAGATTTCTTGCATAAGATGACCGTTGTTGTTTTGCAAAAACTTAATTCTACCGAAAAGAAAGATAGCTATGAAACAGAAGATGAAAGTTCCTGGGACAATGTTGAGCTAGGTGACTACACTACACAGACTATAGAAGATGAAACTTATCATGATATTAATCAAGAACATGTAAACTTATTCCCTCTATTTAAAAGCAAGGTGGAAGGTCAACAGTCTGAAGAAAATGCTACACTTAGTTATGATCAGAATGATggcttttattttgaatattatgaAGATGGTGGAACTAATAACTTTTTGCATGAGATTCATGATTCTCagcatttagaaaatgcagaaactgCATTGTCAAAGCATAGTTCTGTTTTTCACTGGACTGATTTGTCTCTCGAGAAGAAATCGTGTCCTTACTGCCCAGCAACATTTGAAACAGGTGTTGGGTTATCAAATCATGTCAGGGGACATCTTCACAGAGCAGGATTAAGCTATGAAGCCCGCCATGTTGTATCACCAGAACAAATAGCCACAAGTGACAAAATGCAACATTTCAAAAGAACTGGCACAGGAACACCTGTTAAGCGAGttagaaaag ctaTAGAGAAGTCTGAAACCACTTCTGAACACACTTGTCAGCTCTGTGGTGGTTGGTTTGATACTAAAATTGGATTATCAAATCATGTTAGAGGCCACCTGAAAAGACTTGGAAAGACCAAGTGGGATGCTCACAAATCTCCAATCTGTGTTCTGAATGAGATGatgcaaaatgaagaaaaatatgaaaaaatcttAAAGGCATTGAACAGTCGTCGTATTATTCCTCGACCATTTGTAGCTCAGAAACTTGCATCAAGTGATGACTTTCTATCTCAAAATGTTATACCTCTTGAAGCATACCGTAATGGCCTAAAGACTGAAGCTTTATCAGTGTCTGCGTCAGAGGAAGAAGGGCTGAGTTTCTTAAATGAATATGATGAAACTAAACCAGAACTGCCCAGTGGAAAAAAGAATCAGTCTCTTACACTGATAGaactgcttaaaaataaaaggatgggaGAAGAAAAGAATTCTTCTGTTTCTCCTCAAAAGATCCATAATCAAACTGCAAGAAAGAGGTTTGTTCAGAAATGTGTTCTTCCACTAAATGAAGATAGTCCATTGATGTATCAACCACAAAAAATGGACTTCACTATGCACTCAG